The genome window acgacgaccgcCAGCACGACGAGGCAGAATCAGAAGACGAGGGATCGGATAGAAGaagacgaggacgaggacgaggacgacgAAGAAGAGAAGAATCTCTCTCGATCTaccaatataaattatgattctcTCTTCAGGCGCCAAACAAACCAGGAAACGGAATCGGTTAGGTCTGGGTTTGTGGGGGGGCGGTGGGTGGGGGAGGTgtcgagatcgagatcgagagagagagggtggtCGTCGATGGTGTGCTACTGTTACGGAAACGGGGCCGTTCTTAGACGAGCAATCCTTTTTTTGGCCACTCAAGCTAGTACCCGCATGTACGTGTCTTTTCTTTGGGCTTTCTCATGTGGGACCCTTAAGCCAGACATAGAAGTCCGGGTGGTTTGTGGGTAACGCGGCAACGGGGTGCCGAAGTCCGATTCCAGGAAACAGTCTCATTTGCGTCGTGCTGTAACCCGTTTCATCTTCCTCCGTTCCCGTTATCATGCGAAAATTAAAGCGCCCTATACCAAACCAACGATTTAAAGAATGCTGTTGACCACTTAATAACTTACaatctaaattatatatatatatatatatatatatatatatataagaatgctGTTGACCACTTAATAACTTACaatctaaattatatatataaatatatatatatatatagaaggtcaaaaatattatattaaattttgaaGGGACAGGGATCTGTTTTGCTTCTTGGATGCAGAATTGCTGTGGTCAAAGGCTTAGTTTTATTATATGACTCACATTATGGACATTTTTCACACCGATCGTAGCTCAAGCCAACTATAACCAAAAGTCAACCATCGCATCTCATCACAAGTGGTCCTGACTGTGCTCACGCCTCGTGCGGTTGACTTGGTCTTCGCTGACACGGCAAGCCAAGTCAACGCCAGGATCATCGTAACCACATTAAACAGGATAGAAGGGTATTCTCGTCCCTTCCCACCATCATATCCATCCGAAATGCTTTAGGATTTGCGTACGGATCAGGTTTCGGCGATCAGCACACATGTACGATAACTTCAGCCCGTTctatgtttgtattttcatttcgaGCACTTCCCGTTTCTTCTAAATGCACGGTCGAAGCCGCGTTTTCCTGCTCCGCCGTATCCACTTCAAAGACAGCGACCGCCCTCGCCAACTCTCCTGCCAAACGAGCCCGCCGCCGCTCCCGCCAGATTCAAACCTCAAACCCCTCTGCCTCCAAGGTCGactccacgaggcgctgtcgggaATGGCTACGCTCGGCACCGAGGTCAGGTTCCACGGGTACGACGCCCTCCTGACCGCGTGCATCGACCGAAGGGCCTTCCTAGAGGGCCAATTGGTCCACGCCCACATGATCAAGTCCCAGTACCTCCCTTCCGTGTACCTCGCCACCCGGCTGCTCATCATGTATGTGAAGTGCGACTCCTTGAACGACGCTCGCCACATGCTCGAGGCAATGCCTGAAAGGAACGTTGTCTCGTGGACCGCCATGATCTCAGGATATTCTCAGAAGGGTCACCGCGCTGAGGCCTTGGAGCTGTTTGTTAAGATGATGGAAGCCGGTAAAGCTGAATATTGTTACTTTCTATTGCATCATAATTATATTTGAATCTTCAGTTTGGGTAATTCCAATCATCTAGGTATCTATCACCTGAACCATTCAACACATTTATGGCAGGATAACATAGAGAAGGAACATGTTCCACAGACTCAAGAGCTTGATGTTcttgacaacctttacaagtttgaGTTATTACTACTTTAAAAAACAAGTATTTGGGTGCAATGCTTGATCTGTTCAAATGAACAGCTATTACATGTTCTCATAAATGATTTTACACATCATCTTATATCAAAGTTGTTTATATTAGTGATAGTAAAATCCATTAGTTGTAAATGGACCTATTTTTGTTTATAATAATTTGTGTCTATAACTCATAACAGATAAAGAGGGAAATTGCAGCTGCATCAGTTTCCTATCTTCTAAGTAGCTTACAATGTTTAAGTTGATTTCCAGATGAATCTATCAAGATTTAGGGAACAGCTCAGTGAGAACATTTAAATTACCATCTTATATATGATATCATTCTTTAGACATAATATCATAAGCTCTTCAAGACACAATGATTTGTTGTGATATAAAGCATAGAGAAGATATGCTTTTCTTCTCTTTCGTAAGGACCTTTTTCTTTTAGAATTACAGAGGGAGTAATTGGTGATGTAGTACTATACTCCTGTGTACCAAGAGAATTAACTACCTCAAATGCTTAAGGCAGTACCTTGATGGAGATTTGTACCAAGAACCTTTTCAAGGTGAAGAGCGGAATCAACCACTGCACCAATTCCCGGTTGATCTCTTTAGTAAAAACCATAATCTTGTGTTGCTTTGTAGCTTACAGAGCATCAACATTACTTCTATTGGATCTTTTGTTTTCTGTGTTCCCTGCTGACTTATTCCCAAAATAAGGATAGAAGAACTGGGAAAATCCAAATGACTAGAGTCAAAATACATCAGATGCTGCTATATTGAATCTTTATCCCATGGCATGAATTCACAGGTCAATTGCCAGATGAATACACTTTCGCTACGGTGCTCACTTCTTGTACTGGTCCTTTTGGGCCTAAACATGGCAGGCAGATTCATTCCCTAGCACTCAAGACCAACTTTGACTCTCATATGTTTGTTGGGAGTTCATTGCTTGACATGTATGCAAAGGCCAGCGAAATCGATGATGCTCAGAGAGTCTTTGACATGTTGCCTGACAGGGATGTTGTTTCTTGTACTGCCATTATTTCTGGATATGCCCAGTTGGGTCTTGATGCGGAAGCCTTGGAAGTGTTCAAATTACTACATAAAGAGGGAATAGAATGCAACTACGTTACCTTTTCCTGTCTTTTAAATGCACTCTCTGGACTTGCTGCTTTGGATTATGGTCGACAAGTGCATGGTTTGGTAATCAGATGTGAACTTCCATTTTATGTTGTCTTGCAAAACTCTCTGATTGACATGTATTCCAAGTGTGGTAGCTTAATATATTCAAGAAAAATCTTTGACAACATGCTTGAGAGATCTGTGATAAGTTGGAATGCAATGCTTGCAGGATATGGTAAGCATGGTTTAGGGAGTGAGGTTGTTCGTCTCTTTAAGTCCATGGTCCAAGAGGTGAGGCCTGATGGTGTTTCTTTTTTGGCTGTCCTGTCTGGGTGCAGTCACGGTGGATTGGTTGATGAGGGTTTAGATTTTTTTGACTTTATGGTTAATGGTCAAAGGATGAAACCAGATATAGGGCACTATGGATGCGTCATAGATCTACTCGGACGTGCTGGGAGAATAGAGAAGGCTTTGGACTTAATGAAGTGCATGCCCTTTGAACCAACCACAGCCATGTGGGGTTCTCTTCTGGGTGCATGTAGAGTTCATGCTAATGTTTCCATCGGAGAATTTGTTGCTCAAAAGCTTCTCGATATTGAGCCAGAAAATTCAGGGAACTTTGTGATACTCTCTAATATTTATGCTGCTGCTGGAAGATGGCAAGATGTCGCCAGAGTCAGGGAATTGATGAAAGAGAGGACAGTGACAAAAGAACCAGGCAGAAGTTGGATCAATCTTGACAAAACCATGCATACTTTCTATTCCAGTGATCGGTCGCATCCCCAGAGGGAACAGATAAATGCCAAGATTATGGAGCTATATGAAAGGATCAAAGAAGCAGGTTATGTTCCAGACCTTAGCTGTGTATTGCATGATGTGGATGATGAGCAGAAGGAAAGCATCCTGCTTGGACATAGTGAGAAACTGGCAATAGCTTTTGGGTTGATGGGCAGTACCCCTTGCAAGTTGATTCGTATTACAAAGAACCTTCGGATCTGTGTTGATTGTCACAATTTTGCCAAGTATGTGTCAAAGGTATATGCAAGATATATATCTCTGAGGGATAGCAACCGATTCCACCTAATTGTCAGAGGGACTTGTACCTGTAGAGACTACTGGTGATTAAGCAATTCTTCTACTTATCTATATCATTGGAACTAGCATTGCCGAATCTTCCTTTTCAGGATTTATACCCTCTATCCGATGTTCTGCACGTTGGTTTACTGCTGAAGCCATACAGATAAGCAAATGGAATTCATGTGGTCTCTGCCTCCTCGTTATAAGTTATCATTGGCTTTACTGCCTCATGTATTCATTGGGCTTCTGTCAATTCATAATTATAAGGTAAGGATGTCTGTTCAGAATCCAAATTTCATATTGTTGCGTTATATATATctctgacaaaaaaaaaagggccAAAATCTAATACACTGACGTCTTGCTATCTGTTTTTTcaaaaggatgtggtgaagtaaaccagaatattattctcaaaagTGTTGAATCCATTTCTGTGATTGAATACAGAAAAAGAAAGTGGATCTCCTTAGTTCAACCGGAATGGGTCAATTCAATGATACAACTTTATTTTGGCAGGACATGGAGAAGGAAACCAGAGTATGGCAGGATGGCTTTCTCTTTTTGTCTTGTTACTTCACACACAGTTGGTATTTGGAAGGTGAGTGAATGTGTTGAGGCACGAAGAGCAGCAACTCTATTTTCCTACATTCTCAATCACTAAAGATGTGTGAATCGAAATTTATATTGTATTCTACTTTGCAACTGCAGCCGTGGCAATCCGTGCTACGGACAAAGTAGCAGTTCTTCTCTATTTCATTCAGGCTCGGTTCTTCCACCGGATGTTCTTCCTTTTGGCACAGGTAATTTTGCTGTTCTTTTAGCTGACAACAGAGCGTGTGGCAGCTgaagttggcaacaaagcttagTAGACCTTATGTTTAGTAAAGTACACGACGGTTCTTACAGATTGGGAAGCTGTGTATGATTTGAGGATCCAATTGAAGCCAATAGAATCACGTCTTCTCCAGCAGGAACTGCATCAAATCAGGGACTTGTGGGAAGCAATGAAAAGCTAAAGCTACTCGTTATGGACCGTCGACAAGCCATCACAAAGCACTCGCCCCCTTCCAGGGGAAAATGAGGGGCATCTACAGCAGCTGCATAGCGGAGAAAAAACAAGATACATGCACACATCTTGTCCACATCTCATTCGACAATAGTGAGACCAACAAGAGTAACGAAACATCAGTGAAATTGCCACCAAGAGACCATGTATCTTGTTAACAATTTCTGATGAACTATCTATTACCTTGTGGAGTATCAGCAAACCAAAAGAATGTATGTGTTCAATACAAGAGGGCCACATCTGCCATTGACTAATTACTGCACCATGCAGCAGGAACATGCACAAAAAAGCAGAAAAGCATTACAGTAAAACTGCAATACAGAACGAGTAAACAGATGGTTCGATAATATCCTGTCTTTCCTGGAAAACCACACTACCTTGCTGTCAATAGAGGATGACAAGCAGTGAGTGATCTGCATATTAACATAACAGGCAGTCTTAACTTGTTATAAGATGGAACAAAAGATTGGGCATTTCCATGCACTATCTGATTATTACTAGGATCGATAGACTTGTAACATAATAACCATGAAACTAAGTCACAAACCTAACTAAAGCATAACGTTGTACTCATCCACCATGCAAACCAGCACAAATTAAAGATTACACACCAGATCCAACATGCAAACCTTTtccaatcaacaagatagaggttCTTGAGAGGCTGCAAGGATGCCCCATGCATCATTCCTCCAGCCATATATATAGGATCAAAGGACACCAACATCCAGCCAACTGACAGAAAAGGCATGATGATAACGTGGAGATCATCGGAACAGAGTTCATTAACCTTTAACCCATATCTCTAGATCTTATCAAGCTTTTCGGCCTTAATGACAGGGTTTGCTTTGGCAATTGCATCCTGGGCCGCCTTTCGGTAGTCGAATTGGCAGTCGTGCTTATCCGAGTAGCGGTGCACAGCACAGAAAAGGTTCCCACACCGACAACTGAAACCAGTCAGACCAACGCGTTTCCTGCAGGTGCCACACCTGTTTGGACCCTCCTTCGCCTTTGCCTCTCCGGCCTCGTTTGAGGCTAAAGCATCGGATGACTGTGCTGAAATCACTTTCGGCTCCATGGAGCCAACAGCAACAACAGCATTACCCGAAACGACGGGCTCTTTTCCACTGCCACTGCCATTGCCATTGCCATTCACGAGGCTGTCGATCGAGGATGCCGCCATCTTGGCCTGTTCCTGCTTGAGAATCATGTCCTTGTGGCACTTGGAGCACAAGTTCATGGTTGCGGCACTTCCGAAGAATCCACAGTTGTTGATGCAAAGGATTGGTCCTTCACGTGCTTGGCATCCGGTCTCATCGTGCTCCATTGCAAACTCTCCTGCATCACAGCAGCATAGGTTGAGAATAGGAAATATCTTTTACATCTTGATTAAGATCTAATAAGTAATATATCTAAGAACTCTATTTGATTCGCGCAACCCATAACCCCAGTCTAACCTTCGCAcaccaaacaaacaaaaaagaacaCAACTTTGCTCCAGAAGAAGATTAAACTAACAAATAAATACTTTGTTCCTAAGCTCTCGACAATTTtgcttgggataagaaaaaaattgacaTATAACACGAAGAAGAACAGAAGCCCACAGCAACCGCTGGCTATACCCTCAAACCAATTCCCAAACTCCTCGCGAACAGCTGAACTAACAAAAAGGGGCAGATTACACAAGTCAAATTCACATCTTTTTCATATTTAACGGAGTGGAATTCAATTATTGGGAATCTCTTGTATTTCTTGTTTGCAGATCCAAAGATCAGAGTCTAGGAAGGCATCTCTAGGAAAAATGAGCATCCAGGAAAAGTTCACGAGCACGGAATCATCCTTCTTCCATCGATTCGAAGTCCTTCTTCGTGATGAACAATAAAAAAGATACCCCAAAGATTAAAAGAAACAATTCATTTCAGCCAAAATTTTAAAACCTCGAACAATAAGGGGGAAAAAAAAGTACCTTTTGGGATCAGCCCTCTTCGCGATTCGCCTGCGGCGATCTCCGCCAATCAAAACGCTCGACGATCCCTGCGCAGAGACGACAACAGAAGGCTTGTAAGCAAACGAAACGCAGATCCTCCACCGGACGAATTGAATATGGAATTAACCATCAAACCAGTGCAGATAAAGGGGCAGGGAATCGAAGTCCTAACCTTCAGCGGCCGGAAATCGCCTCGGAATCGTGGAATCGAGGGCTCCAAAAGGAGAGTTAAGGTGAGAGAGACCAGAATCGGAAAGGACAGAGGAGCCGAGGGGAGGAGGTATTTATTGCTTCGCTGGCCATCGTTGCGTACATGAGACGCCCCCTTCTTCGCCGTGCTTATCTTCCAATGCTCCGCACAGGAACCTCTATGCGCGGGGCCGCATCGGCCGACCGGAGTTTGCTGCGTTGCGACGGCGTCGCCCAccgcgctgctgctgctgcgtacGAGGGGATTCGACCCGCGGGGGCATGGGCGGCAGAAAGGTCGCGTCGCATACACCTCTCTATGGGCGTACGACGTAGGCCAGCTTTAAAGCTGGCGCAGCCTACCTGTCTTGGCCGAGGCATCCAACAGCGAAGCAGCAATCTCCAGTGGCGGAGAGCCGCGGGACCCATAGCGTACAGCGATCACAACCAATGGAAAAGCGATCCGTCCTGTTTGCCTAGAGAAAGTAGCCCAAGTTTAAAGGTCGTGCAAATGAGGGCTCCACCATCTAATTCGGATAACCCAAAAAATAATTAGATTcaacaaaataataaattattggcTTTTATTTTTCTTAAGTCATATAATGATTGATacagataataaataaataaaatgaccaTATGATTGGTAtctaattttcctttttttttttccatcaataTGGATGAATACACCATCCGGTAAATTGATATCCATTAGTCTGATATATTACCAAATTTGATATTATCAAGATTTAAAATCTTGACTAAAATAATGTTTAGGTAGTGTATTAGTTCTTGTTCGAGTTGCGTTATGTTCATCATGTTGGGCCGTACTGGGCCAGTAATACATTGTTATccaccttcctctctctctctctctctctctctctctctctctctctctgcactcCTTTGTTGCCTGATTCTGAACTTGTAcgcatgaagaaaggatgtctttATTCAACATGATTGCATGAAATAACACACAACGACAGAACGCAACCCAAACAACAAGAAGCAAACCGAGAACGACGCAAGCCAGACATGAAAGACTTCAGAAAAGGAGATCAACAGACTGTTCAGCTTTAGTTGAAGTAGGAGACCACGAAGGAGAGGAGGGACGCCCCGACGAGGGCCGCCAGAGCAGGGACGGTTGCGAACGCGCCGCCCGTCGGGGGCGGAGGCGCTGCCTCAGGGGCGCCGTGGTGGTGGCCCTCGTGGGCTAACGCTGCCGTGGCGGAGGCAGCGGCGACGATGGCGACGCAGGCGAGGGTCTTCGTCTCCATGGATGGGGTGCCCTGTTCACGCCCGCAGTCACCTCTCCCTCTTGCTCTCTCTCTCGGCTCGTGCAGGCTTGAAATAGGAAGACGAGACTATTGGTGCGGGGGAGGTGCTTTATAGGGTAAGTCCGCTACTATTGCACAtctgttttttgttttctaaAACAGTTTTCGCGTGGAAAGTGTTTCGGAATCTAATTCTTAACATTTTTTTGTGTTTATTAAGGGAGTTGACCAGAGAGGTCAACTCAGGTCGAGCTTTGTTGCGGAGAATACGACACTAACTCAGCCCAATTAACCCAAATTGCAATGCCAATATAGAATTAAGAGTGAAGTCGTAGAATATATGTAAAGAACGAAAAAGCTGGAGAGAGATGGAAGAGTGATTAGAATGGCCAGCTTGACATGACAATTGCAAAGACCCTCTGCGTTGACTTTCTATTTCGTAGTACAACATGAAAGTACAATGTACCAGTACGTAAGCTAAATTGGTTATCTCTTACCTCaatgataataaataataataataaatatgacCAACAATAATCATATATCTTTTGTAACTATTAATCTCAACAACcaattttcaaaataataaatatgaCAAAAAGATATTAATCTCACCTTATTATTCAAGctcaattttgaatatcaagtATATCATATGATGGTATTgaaatttagaaaaataaactaaaattaaAGGCATAATAAATGGGTAAAACAATGAATGAAAGTTATTCATCTCTCACATCAGTGTTGAAGCCCTAATTTTTTGTTTCTCTTATCTTACATGACTCTTAAATCCGTATACAATGTTTTAACCATGGTATgtagtaccgaatggtaccaTTTGATACGGGCGATACGTATCGGTACGTGAATCATCTGGTATCGCTATAGTACTACAGTATTGCACTGTAACAGTGTTACAGTATTATAATGTtatact of Musa acuminata AAA Group cultivar baxijiao chromosome BXJ2-3, Cavendish_Baxijiao_AAA, whole genome shotgun sequence contains these proteins:
- the LOC135607271 gene encoding putative pentatricopeptide repeat-containing protein At3g13770, mitochondrial; the encoded protein is MHGRSRVFLLRRIHFKDSDRPRQLSCQTSPPPLPPDSNLKPLCLQGRLHEALSGMATLGTEVRFHGYDALLTACIDRRAFLEGQLVHAHMIKSQYLPSVYLATRLLIMYVKCDSLNDARHMLEAMPERNVVSWTAMISGYSQKGHRAEALELFVKMMEAGQLPDEYTFATVLTSCTGPFGPKHGRQIHSLALKTNFDSHMFVGSSLLDMYAKASEIDDAQRVFDMLPDRDVVSCTAIISGYAQLGLDAEALEVFKLLHKEGIECNYVTFSCLLNALSGLAALDYGRQVHGLVIRCELPFYVVLQNSLIDMYSKCGSLIYSRKIFDNMLERSVISWNAMLAGYGKHGLGSEVVRLFKSMVQEVRPDGVSFLAVLSGCSHGGLVDEGLDFFDFMVNGQRMKPDIGHYGCVIDLLGRAGRIEKALDLMKCMPFEPTTAMWGSLLGACRVHANVSIGEFVAQKLLDIEPENSGNFVILSNIYAAAGRWQDVARVRELMKERTVTKEPGRSWINLDKTMHTFYSSDRSHPQREQINAKIMELYERIKEAGYVPDLSCVLHDVDDEQKESILLGHSEKLAIAFGLMGSTPCKLIRITKNLRICVDCHNFAKYVSKVYARYISLRDSNRFHLIVRGTCTCRDYW
- the LOC103977945 gene encoding zinc finger A20 and AN1 domain-containing stress-associated protein 8; amino-acid sequence: MEHDETGCQAREGPILCINNCGFFGSAATMNLCSKCHKDMILKQEQAKMAASSIDSLVNGNGNGSGSGKEPVVSGNAVVAVGSMEPKVISAQSSDALASNEAGEAKAKEGPNRCGTCRKRVGLTGFSCRCGNLFCAVHRYSDKHDCQFDYRKAAQDAIAKANPVIKAEKLDKI